TAATAAAATAGATAAAAAAGGAAGATTAAGGGAACCTTATTACGTATATAATATTCAAGAAGAAGATATTTTGGATTCTCTAATAGAGTTAAAGAAGTTACAAATTAGTTCAGAGCCAAGCGCTGCTGCGGGGTTTGCTATGGTGAAAAATATTAAAAATATTTATTCAAAATTTGACCCTAAAAAAGATGTAGTACTTGTCATTAACACAGGAAATGGATTATTGAATTTTAAGTAAAAGAAAAATTGATTGTATTTTATTCTATTATTTATAAAGTAAAAGTTTCTAAAATTTAACCCACTCAAGTTGCGTCTTAGTTAAAACATTTCCAACTGATTATAAAATTACAGTATGAAATTTTTCAAGTTGAAAGTATTTTTAATTATTGTAAATTAATAAAAAACGTTACTGTTCAGCGGTAGCTAACAGAAAATCTACAGGGTTACCGTCAATAGCCAGTTGTATTGAATCAAGAATATTATACCCCTGTTTTCTTATTGTGGAAATATAAGAACGTATTCTGCAAAAAACCTCTGCTCCTTTTCTTGTACGAAAACAACCGGATATTTTCTGTTTTAATTTTATCATTCTCAAGTCGCGTTCTGCCAGATTGTTATCGAAAGGAACATTTTGGTTTGTAAAGAA
This portion of the Bacteroidales bacterium genome encodes:
- a CDS encoding transposase, yielding FFTNQNVPFDNNLAERDLRMIKLKQKISGCFRTRKGAEVFCRIRSYISTIRKQGYNILDSIQLAIDGNPVDFLLATAEQ